Within Amycolatopsis sp. FDAARGOS 1241, the genomic segment ACCACGCGGGCGTGGCGGAACGCGAGCTCGAGCGGCCGGCCTGCCTTCGCGGCGAGCCAGTCGGGCACCTGCTTCGGCGGGCGCGGGTGGTTCGCTAGCTCCACGGCGTACGACTGCGCCGGGCGCCCGCCGTCGTTCGGGGCCACCCGCCAGGTGGGTTCTCGCTCGGCGTCGAAGTCGAAGTCGAACTGCGATTCGGTGTCGAGTGTGAACGTCCCCTGGAACCACGTGCCGGTGTCCGGCTCGTACATCGCCGCGCGCAGCTGCGCGAACAGCGCGCTCAGCTTCGGCGGCGCGGGCAGCGCGACGGACACGGGCCCGTTCTCGTCGCCGACCGCGCGGACCTCCAGCTCCGCGTAGTCCCCGACCTGCCGGAACTGCGCGGCGACGCGCGTCCAGCCACCGGGCACCGCACGCAGCGTGCGGCCGATCGCGCGCAGCAGGGTACCGGGGTCGGCGTCGAAGTCCGGCCGCGGCTCGCCCTGGTCGCGGCGGACCTGCCACAGGCCCGTCACGCGCTTGGCGTCGACAGTTGTGGAAAACTCGGCGAGGCCGAGTTGCTGCGCGCGCACGCGGTCGTGCTGCGTCCAGCGCAGCGTCAGCTCCTTCTGCTCGCCGGGCGCGACCTCGAAGAGCTCGTCGTCGAACTCGCAGTACGTGCTGAGCGTGAAGGTGGCGGGGACCTCGGTCGCCGGCACCACCCGGGCCGGGCGGCCCTCGTGCTCGCGGTCGAACCCGTCGGGGGTCTCTTCGTCGGGCAGCACCGACAGCAGCAGCGTGCCGTCCGTCGTCGACCGTTGGGCCGCGAAGGTGCGGTCGTCCAATGTTGCGTACAAACCGTCCGGGCGGTCTCCCGCCTCTACCCGGTAACGCACGTCAGATTCCTCCCCAAAATCCCCTGCGGACCCGGAAAGAACTTAGTCGACCGGATAACGCGCGAACCAACGGTCATCACTCGGTGAGTCCGGACCGAATTCGGCGAGCGCGTCGTCAGCCAGACCGGTGATCACGTCGCGCAGTTCGAGCCGGTCGAGCCAGCTCTCGCGCAGCGCCGCTTCTCCGTACATCGCGCCGACGAGGTTGCCGCACACCGAACCCGTGGAGTCGCTGTCGCCGCTGTGGTTCACGGCCGCGAGCAGCGCGGAGCAGGGATCTTCGGTGGTCAGGGCCACGTACACGGACATCGACAGGGCGGTCTCGCCGACGTTGCCCTCGCCCAGTTCGGCGAGCCGCTCCGGTGTCGGCGGCCCGGACAGTGCGAGCGCCTGCGCCAGCGCGGCTTCCTGTTCCTCGTGGCCCGGGTGGCGCACGAGTTCGGCGCGCGCGGTCGCGACGGCGGCCGGGAGACCTTCACCCGCCAGCAGCCGCTGCACGATCACCGCGAACGCGCCCGCCGACAAATACCCGCTCGGGTGACCGTGGGTCAGGGCCGCGCACTCCGCGGCGAGCGCGAAGACCTCGGCCGGGTCGGGCGACCACAGCGCCACGGGCGCCACGCGCATCACACCGCCGCAGCCCTTCGAGTTGTTCACCGGTCGCGTGATGCTGCCGCGGACACCCGAGCGGCCGTACGCCTCCAGCTCGCCGAAGCACGTGAGCCCCGGAGCACGGCGGCTGAACAGCTCGTGGTGCGTCACGAGCTCGCCGTCGGGCGCTGCGAGCGCGGAATGCGGGCCACGCGCCCGATCCCACGGCACACCCTGCGTGTGCAGCCAGCGCTGGTAGGCCAGCTGCACGGAGTGGACGACGTCGGCGCTGCCGGTGCGCCGCTGCTGCGCGTGGGCGCGGATGAGCGCTTCGAGCGTGAAGAGCGTCATCTGCGTGTCGTCGGTGAAGCGGCCTTCGCCGCCGTACGCGGGCAGGTAGTCGGTGATCCCCGCGGGCCCGGTGAGCTCCCGGATCCGGTCGATCGTGTCGAACTCCGTCTTCGCCCCGAGCGCGTCGCCGATCGCGCCGGCGAGCAGGCAGCCCCTCAGCCGCTGTGCCTCCATGGCGCCATTTTCTTCACGTGCCGCCGGCTTCAGCGCCGCGGGTACCGCTGCACCCACTCCTCGCCCAGCATGCTCAGCGCCGAGCGGCGGTCGAAGTGCCACAACGCGTCCGTGGCGAGCTGCTCGATGAGGTGGCGCAGCTCCAGCTGTTCCACCCACTTCTGCGGCAGCCCCGGCACACCCACGCGGGCGCCGAGCAACGCGCCGGTGATCGCTCCCGTCAGCGCGCTGCGGCCCGAGTGGTTCACCGCGCGCAGCAGCGCCTGTTCGGGGTAGTTCTCGAAGCCCGAGAGCGCGGCGAAGGCGCGGCCGACCACGGACAGTGTGCTCTGGCCGTCGCCGATCAGCTCGGGCATGCGCAGGTCGGGCAACCCGTGCTCGCCGAAGAACGGCACGGCCTCGGCGACCATCGCCTTGACCGCCGCCCACTCCGGACCGGTCACGAACGTCGTGTTGTGGTCGGTGAGGATCTCGCGCGAGAGGTTCCACACGGGGTAGCTGAACGCGTCCTTGGTCAGCACCGGCTCGAACAGCCACGCCAGGTAGGTCGCCGCGGACACGTCTTCCTCGTGCGGATGGGTCACGCCCACCAGGTCGCGCACGGCCTGGCGCACGCCGCCGCTGAAACCCGTGCCAGGGCCGGCCGCGGTGAGCACGGCGGGCAGCGCGCCGATGAGCGCGGTCGGGCCCGCCAGCGCCACGGCCTGCGGGTTCCCGGTCACGAGAGCGTGGTAGGTGTTGAGCTCGGTGTCGTCGGCGGTGCGGCGGACGTGCAGGTCGGGCACCTTCACGAGCCAGCCGTCGGCGTCGTCGTACGGCGCGCCCTGCGTGTGCAGCCAGCGCATCAGCGCGCCGCGCACCACGGCGGGGAACTGCTGCTCGACGTCGCGCGACTCCGGCTGCTCGCGGTGCGGGCTGCGGATCACGGCCTCGGTGTAGAAGAGCAGCCGCTGCGTCAGCGAACCGATGCGGCCCGGCTGGTCGAATGCCATCGGCAGGTCGGTCACGCCCTCGGGGCCGAACTGCGTGACGATCTCGTCGAGCCGCATCCGGTCCACGGCCAGGCCCAGCGCCTCGCCGAGCGCGAAGCCGACGTACGCGCCGATCACGCGCTGCCAGCCGTAGCGGAAGTTCTCGAGGTCGTGTTCGGGGTACTTGCCGAACGTGTCGAGCCGCGGCACCACGCGGCCCTGGTTGTCCCAGCCGGGGACGAGCCCGTTGGCGCGCCAGTCATTGGGCTTGCTGCGCGGCGGCTCCGCCATGGCGAGGCGCTTGAGCCACGACTGGCCGAGTACGGTCCGCTGGCACTCCTCGGCGGTCAGCTCGAAGCCGTGGCGCCGGGCCTTCTCGGCGGCGACCAGCGGTGCCTGGACGGGGTCGTCGAGCCCCATCCGCGTGGCGGTGTCGGCCGTGAGCCGCTCGAGCTCGTCCTCGGCTTCGGGGCAGCGCCCGTGCCGGTCGATGCGCGGCTCGTGGCGCGGGAACCGGCGCGCGATGGCCGTGAGTTCCTCGCCGGTGACGTCCTCGAACGTCGCCGGGCCGCCGTTGATCACGAGGTTCGGCGGGTGCTCGAACTCGGCGAGCGTCGCCAGGTCCACGCGCCACCAGGCGTGCTCGCGCGGCGGGAAGTGGCGAGTGTCGCTGAAGACGCGCAGCTCGTTGCGCTCTTCGCTGAAGTAGAAGCGGTCGGTGGCACCGGTCTTGAGGTCGAGCGGCACGTAGACGTCGCAGCGCAGCAGGCCGATCAGCAGCTGCTCACGCGAAAGCCAGCCGACGCTGGCGAACGCGAGCAGCGTCTCGAGCGTGTTCTGCGGCTTGGGGTAGCCGCGGCGGATCGGGCCGGCCTTGTACTCGGGGTTCTCGCGCTCGTCGCCGGTCTGCTGGCCGTCGTTGTCGACCTTCACCCAGCCGGCCACGGCGTGCAGCGGCACTCCCAGCTCGCCGAAGCCGGCCTTCACGTACTCCGGGTCCACGACTTCGCGCCAGCTCTCCTGGCCGGGGAACGCCACGGGGATGCTCAGCCCTCCTGGGCTCGGGGGCGCTTGGCGCAGCTCGCCGTCCGGCTCGCGCACGACCACCGACGGGGTCGGGAAGAGCTCCTTGTCCGGCCGGCCGTCGTCGAGGAACGCGACGGTGTTGTACGGGATCGACCAGCCTTCGGGAATGCGCAGCACCCGGTCCTGGTCCACCCGCAGCCCGCCGGGGCCGGAGACGTCGGGGCCGTGCACGGCGCGCAGCCAGTGCCCGACCTTCTCCATCGCTTCCGCCGCTTCCACCTACTCGATCCTCTCCAGGCTTCCGTCGGACTCGTGCTCCGCGATCGGCTTGGGCAGCACGTACGCCACCGCGCCGCCCGGCAGGTTGGCCCAGGGCACCGTGACACCGGTGACCACGTGGAGTGACCGTCTCAGCCGGTAGGTGTGTGCCACCCGTTCCCGTTCGAGTGGTAGTGACGTCGTGGCGAACCGTACCTCGCCGTGGTGGACGAGGTTGCCCGGTTCCTCCCCGAAGCGCAGGACGACCGTACCTTCGGGCAGTCGCGTCAGCCTCTTGTTGCGCAGCAGTGTCAGCGGTGGATCACCCGCGGCAGGCTGGATCGGCCAGTCGTCCACCTCTTTCGCGGTCTCCAGCGGGGTCTCGCGTCCGCCGGTCAGCCGGGCCGGGTGCAGCAGCAGTGCGCCGAGGAGCTGCTGCGCCGCGTCCGGCAAGTGCGTGAAGGTCTGCTCGGCGCCGGTGGCCGAAGTGACCGTCCAGCCGGCTTCACCGCGGCTCAGGCACCACTTGCCGGCTTCGACGGCGCCGATCCGGTACGCCTGCGGCCAGACGCCGAACGACCCGAGCCGCTGCACCAGGACCACGAGCAGCTGTTCGTCGCTCAGCTCGGGATCGGCGCTGGTCTCGAGCTCGGCGGCGACGTCGCCTTCGGTCCGCTGCCCGTCCTCGGCGCCCGGTCGTGGCCGCGGTTGACCCAGCAGGTCGGCCTCGGCGGTGCGGCGGACGAGGTGTTCGACGTAGGGCGGCTGGAAGCCCAGTTCACGGATGTGCGCGACGAGTTCCGGCTCGGGCGCGATGCCGTGCCGGCGCAGCTGGTGCGGCACGGTCTCGGGCCACAGCCACGTGCCGTCGGTCCGGTGCGTGTCGCCGACCAGCGCTTCGCGCTCGAGGTACTGCAGCACGAGCGGCAGTTCCCCGTCGGGCAGCGGCTCGCGCTCCTCCCCCACCTCGGCGGGACGCGCGCGGCGGAACCGGACGCCGAGCGGCAGGCCGACCCGCAGGCGCCACCAGTCGGGGATGTGCTCGTCCTCGCGGGGGAACGTCTCGAGCTCGTCGCGGTAGGCGTCCGGTTCGGCCGGGGCGCTCCACTGCGGGTCGCCGTCGACGTAGAAGTCGAAGTCGAACGTGCCGTCGGGCGCCAGCACGAACCGGGCCTGCAGCCACGTGCCGCGGCCCTGCCGGTACATCCCGGCGCGCAGCGCCTCGAACTTGCCGGTGACGTCCTGGTTCGCCTCGGTGTTGCGCGGCTGGACTTCGGTGTGGCCGCCGACCTGTGCGAAGCCGATCCCGGCGGGTGCGGCGGGATCGGGTGAGTGGGCGCGGATCAGCCGGCCGATCTCGACGAGCAGTCCGTGCTGCTCGGATTCGGAGAGTGGTTCCACGGGGTTCAGCACATCCGGGCGCGGCCTCAGGAGCCGCGGCGGCGGTTCTGCGGCAGGGCGCTGCGCGGCGGCACGCTACGCGGGCGGACGCGGCGGGGCGTCGGCCGCGGTGCCGGCATCTGCTGCGGCTGGCCGTCGGCGAGCGGGGCCTCGGCGAGCTGCTGCACCAAAGCCTGGACGGTGTACGCGAGCTGCGCGGGCGTCGTGCGCTCGAACGCGTCGGGAGCGAACTCGAGCCGGCCGAGCGCGCCGTTGGCGCCGACCGTCACCCGGACCAGACCGTCCGGCGAGGTCAGGACGGCAGGAGCGACGTCCAGACGGGCGCGGTCGTCCCCTGCGGTACTCACGGTTGCCCCCCGCGTCTTTCGAACTCACCGGGGTTCACCCGGCCGGGTCATGCATCACCCTAATGCCAATGTGGTGATCACAGTCCCCGTTCGGTCCAACGGTTTGCGGCAGCGAATCAGTTCGGCGTGGCGCGCCGGCGCGCC encodes:
- a CDS encoding ADP-ribosylglycohydrolase family protein, whose product is MEAAEAMEKVGHWLRAVHGPDVSGPGGLRVDQDRVLRIPEGWSIPYNTVAFLDDGRPDKELFPTPSVVVREPDGELRQAPPSPGGLSIPVAFPGQESWREVVDPEYVKAGFGELGVPLHAVAGWVKVDNDGQQTGDERENPEYKAGPIRRGYPKPQNTLETLLAFASVGWLSREQLLIGLLRCDVYVPLDLKTGATDRFYFSEERNELRVFSDTRHFPPREHAWWRVDLATLAEFEHPPNLVINGGPATFEDVTGEELTAIARRFPRHEPRIDRHGRCPEAEDELERLTADTATRMGLDDPVQAPLVAAEKARRHGFELTAEECQRTVLGQSWLKRLAMAEPPRSKPNDWRANGLVPGWDNQGRVVPRLDTFGKYPEHDLENFRYGWQRVIGAYVGFALGEALGLAVDRMRLDEIVTQFGPEGVTDLPMAFDQPGRIGSLTQRLLFYTEAVIRSPHREQPESRDVEQQFPAVVRGALMRWLHTQGAPYDDADGWLVKVPDLHVRRTADDTELNTYHALVTGNPQAVALAGPTALIGALPAVLTAAGPGTGFSGGVRQAVRDLVGVTHPHEEDVSAATYLAWLFEPVLTKDAFSYPVWNLSREILTDHNTTFVTGPEWAAVKAMVAEAVPFFGEHGLPDLRMPELIGDGQSTLSVVGRAFAALSGFENYPEQALLRAVNHSGRSALTGAITGALLGARVGVPGLPQKWVEQLELRHLIEQLATDALWHFDRRSALSMLGEEWVQRYPRR
- a CDS encoding ADP-ribosylglycohydrolase family protein, with protein sequence MEAQRLRGCLLAGAIGDALGAKTEFDTIDRIRELTGPAGITDYLPAYGGEGRFTDDTQMTLFTLEALIRAHAQQRRTGSADVVHSVQLAYQRWLHTQGVPWDRARGPHSALAAPDGELVTHHELFSRRAPGLTCFGELEAYGRSGVRGSITRPVNNSKGCGGVMRVAPVALWSPDPAEVFALAAECAALTHGHPSGYLSAGAFAVIVQRLLAGEGLPAAVATARAELVRHPGHEEQEAALAQALALSGPPTPERLAELGEGNVGETALSMSVYVALTTEDPCSALLAAVNHSGDSDSTGSVCGNLVGAMYGEAALRESWLDRLELRDVITGLADDALAEFGPDSPSDDRWFARYPVD
- a CDS encoding TNT domain-containing protein; its protein translation is MEPLSESEQHGLLVEIGRLIRAHSPDPAAPAGIGFAQVGGHTEVQPRNTEANQDVTGKFEALRAGMYRQGRGTWLQARFVLAPDGTFDFDFYVDGDPQWSAPAEPDAYRDELETFPREDEHIPDWWRLRVGLPLGVRFRRARPAEVGEEREPLPDGELPLVLQYLEREALVGDTHRTDGTWLWPETVPHQLRRHGIAPEPELVAHIRELGFQPPYVEHLVRRTAEADLLGQPRPRPGAEDGQRTEGDVAAELETSADPELSDEQLLVVLVQRLGSFGVWPQAYRIGAVEAGKWCLSRGEAGWTVTSATGAEQTFTHLPDAAQQLLGALLLHPARLTGGRETPLETAKEVDDWPIQPAAGDPPLTLLRNKRLTRLPEGTVVLRFGEEPGNLVHHGEVRFATTSLPLERERVAHTYRLRRSLHVVTGVTVPWANLPGGAVAYVLPKPIAEHESDGSLERIE